A window of Candidatus Woesearchaeota archaeon genomic DNA:
GTGAAATCATACTCTCTATGAACAGAAGTACTTTTTTGAAGACAGTGGGAAAAGCTACTGTTGTGTTAGGCAGTGTTTTCTATTTCCCTCATCTCGTTGTTGGCAGTTCAAATGCTTCTCATCTTGAAGAATACTGTTTTCCTATTTCTCCTCACAAATCAGTCGCAATGCGCGCAGTTGATACTACTCCTGAGAAATTTGTCAGAGATACTCCAGGTGTTGAAGCCGCAATTAATGGTTTATATTATGATTCTGATAATCAGAGTGAGGGAATTGCTTATCTCGCTAATAATTGGCATTTTGCTACTGAAAAGCCAGCGCATACAAGAGGATATTTTAGTGTTAATAGAGAAGGAAATAAAATAGATGTGGCAGAGTCTTTAGAAGGTGGTCTTACTGATTATTTTTTAGTTCTAGGAACACATCCATTATTAGTAACAGAAGGAAAAGTTCATGCTCAATCACTTGAAGAAAGATATGCTGGAAGAACTGCTTATAGGTCTGCAATTGGAACAAAAACAGGGAAAGACATCTGCTTTGCGGTTTCAACAGATCAAATTTTCATCAGGGAATGGGCAGACCGATTAAAGAAAGCAGGATATACTGGAGCGCTGAATCTCGATGGCGGTCCACTTTCACAAATGGCAATTCGAGCAAAAGATGGTGTTGTTTCTGTCAAAGGCAATGGAACTGAAAACACAAAGTTGGTTATTTTTTCATACACTCGTTAGGAAAAATTAAACGAACATCAATAGCAGCATTTTTTTACGCTTCATATCTCAAAAGCGCGGCAACTTTGCCCATATCCCGTAATTGAACACCTTCTCTTGTGTCTGTAGAAATAATCTTCACTGTTGTTCCCAACTTTTCTGCTTCTGTTTCAAAGTCTTCAATTTGTTTGTCTTCCAGCGCTTCAGAAAGAAGAAGCGTATCTACAGCTCCCATTTTGAGCACTCGCGTGACTTCTGCTTCTCCATAGCTGACCATTCCTGGTTTTGTATTCAGAAGTTCAAAAAAAGTTCCCATGACTTTCTTTTCATCCGCAAGCTCTTCCGCCGCAAGCAAATCCTGGCTTTTATCAACAAGCTCTTGAACTCCGAACTCTTCAGTATAACTCAAATCTTTAATTCCAAGAATTTTCTTTTTCAAGTCGTTGTTGAGGTAATCATAATTGAGGAAATCATATTTTGTTGGACCTGGGCCGCCAACAATAATCCCTTTCAAATTGGTGTGCATTGGGAGGAATTGCTCTTTCGCGTAATCCGCGACTTTTTTGAAATGATCTTTCACCGCAAGCTCTCTATTTCTTTCGAAACGCGCAGCAGACTGTCCTCCAGCTTTGAATTTTCCAGGAACTTCTGAATGTGTTTTGACAAGGTGCGTGATTTTCTTTCCACGAAGCAACGCGAGATTCGCGTCTCTTCTATCCAACACAATAAGACCATACACTTCTTTGATATCACAAAGTTCCATAAGTGGTTCAAGAATAAACTGTTTATCGCAGCGGTAAATACGAACATTGAGTGGTTCTGGGGGTTCAAAACTCCATACTCGTACGTCACTTTGTCCTTCTCGCTCCGCGACGTTTCCAGAAAACGCGGCAAGTCCATTCTTTGGCGTTTGCGTGAAAAGCTTAAGATGCTGGACCATTCGCTCTAACGCGTCTTGGACGTTTTTTCTTGTTGACGTTGATTTGATGTTTGACGCAGTGCCTTGCTCTTGCGCTAAATGTTGGATAATTTTAATGATGTCATATCCTTCCGGGATGTAGACTGTTACTAATTCTGTATGTCTGCCCCTATATGTTTCGAGTTCTTTTACTAATTTTCTGATGTGAAATCTATCTGTTGCGCTAAGGGTCATAGTACTGAAAAGAGGCGAGTTCTTTATAAATTTTTGTTTGGATACTGTCTTGTTTACGCCCCTTCTTGCTTCTTTCTCTTTGCTTCACAAGCTATTTAAACAGAACAAAAGTTGCTTTGCGTATGATAGAAAAGTCCATCGAAATAACACACCAGCATCTTGAAAAAATACCTTCTCACAAAACAGATGTCCAACTCTACAAACTCTTTGGACCAAATGGTTCTCAAATTACCCGTTATCTTGCTTCAACACCAGAAACTCGAGCAATCTGCAATCAACCAGAAATATTTGGCATGGAATTCACCGAAAAACTGCACACTGCCATTAGAAAAACACTCGAAGTGCTGCCTGAAGTAGAACAATTCAAACAATGGCCAGATTATGAAACCAACGTTATTTCTATTTTGCGTGGCGGCTTGAATTTTGGAATCCGTGAAGCGCTCGCGAAAGCATATGGCTACAATAAACATTCCACGACGTATCTCATTTCCCAGCGAACAAAAGATCCTTTGACCAACAAATGGTCCGCTGAAGTACAGACGTACAAAAAAATTACGATTCCTAAAGTGGTTAATTTCTTTTTAGGCGATGTCATTGGCACAGGAACAAGTTTACGAGAAGCGCTTGCCGCGCTTGACAAAGTTATTGAGCAAGTTAATGTTCGGACTGTGAAACGGTTTACTGTCATGACCTTTGGCTGCTATCGCGCGGAAAAAGTGCTTGAGGAATACGACGCGCAGCTGCGAAAAAAATTTCCAGATTATCAGGGAACAACGATTATCTATTTTGAAGGCAAATTTAAACTTGTGAACAATGAAATCGCTTCTGGCATTCGACTTACTGATTCAGGAACTGATTTTCTGCGTAGAGACTGCATCTTGACTCCAGAATTTGCGCTCAGTCAATATGAACAGGTGTATTTCCCTCTTGAGCGTTGTACTATTTATGACGCGGGAAGCAGAGCGTTTGATATTTTGCTTTACAAAAAAGAATTGCAGGAATATTGGGCAAGGATGCTTAGCGAAGCAAACAATGGATATACATTGTTTGACGCGCTTCAAGAACGATATCCGGATCTTTATGATTCTAAGGAATCGTTTATTGAAGAAAAGAAAAGATTGTGGCATGGCATTTCTGACAGCATGTTGCAGCAGATGTGGCTTGGCTATGAACAGCGTTGGAATCCTGCGTTTATTGAGTACGCGAAATCTCCTGAAGCGTTGAAGAAGATTTGTATCTTGCGTCTTGAGATGATTCAGAATCATGAATGCTGAAGCTCCTCTTCTTCATGGTGATTAGGATTATTCTAGTTTTGCGTTGTAAAGATAAGCAAACCCCTGTACAATTGGTTTACCTACTTCATAAGCAACTTTACATAAACCAACACTGACTAAAGCAGTTCCAATAAGCGTTACTCTATCCGGATCAGTGAATCCCGTTGTATCTGCTAAACAATTTTCTAACGATTGGTATAATGGACTCCCTTCTGATTCAACTAATTTTTGATGTAAATAAGTTCCAGCATTCCAATATGCTGCAGTTATCGGAACCATTGCAGATCCAATACTTGCTATTACTCTTGTTACATTATTCATAACTTTGAGAATGAACCTTTCTTTATAAACATTTTCTTTAATTACTCTTTAATGATAATTAATTTCTTAAAATTTAGTACCTTCTTCTGTTTTAGCAAAAAAATCTCCACAAACTTTATATACTTCTTCATGCTTAATGCTTCATGAATCATGAGGTGAAGCTATGTTAGCGACAATAAGCAAAGGGCAGCAAATTACCATTCCTGCGATAATCAGAGACGCGTTTGATCTTCATGTAGGAAGCAAAGTAGAGATTGAGAAAGTAGGGAATAAGATAGTCATTACTCCTGCTGGCGAAGAGCTTGAGCGTCTGTTTGAGCTTGCAAAGAAGATAAAACCAAAACATAAAATGAGTGTGGAACAAATGGAAGAACTTAATGAGAGAATGTTCCGATGAAATTTATTGATAGTAATATTATTGCATATGCATTTTATGAAAATGAATTGCAGAGACAATGCCAAAATGCAGTGAGAGAAGGAGGAATAATTAATGCTCTTGTTCTTGCTGAAGCTTTTAATATTATTGAATATCATTCCTCGAGAACATATGCAACTCAAGTAATCAGAAGTCTTCTCAAATCTTCACTTCACATAATTCCTGTAGATGTTAATGTTATATTTGAAACAATAAAACAAGCAGAGAAGCAAAAAGAACTCCGATTCATAGACTTACTTCACTTTACAACAGCATTGCAATATAATTGTGAAGCTATTCTTAGTTATGACAAAGATTTTGATAGAAAGGTAATCCCGAGAGAAGAACCAACATGAACATAAAAAAATGGTTTCAAACACGACAGCTTTGGCTTCGTTGGGGAATTATTGGCGCGTCTCTTTGTATTTTCCTTTTCTTGTTTTATCTCTTCGCGTATTTTCCGATGTATCGTTTCTTTTTTGAACAAGAAGAATCAAACGCGGTACTCATCCTTCCTACAATAACAGGACATATATTTCCGATTCTTTCTCATTTTATTGTTGAAGGATCTTCTTTGACCAGCCAATTTTGTCCTTCTACTGAGGAACATTGTGTATACTGGATGGCTCAAGAGATTGCTGTTGAGGAGAATAGAGAATGCGTTCCATGGATCTCAGAAGGAGTTTCAGGATGCTGCGCTCAATTAGAAATGAGTCCAGTCGCTGCGTGCGCAGACCGTGTGGAGATGAGTGTCTCGCTTGGAATGAGTGCGCTTTTAGTCTTTGTCTATTTTGTTCTTGGCGCGGGAATTGGGTTTGTTGTTCAGAAGAGATGGAAGAAGAAATGATATTTTTTCTATTATGATTACCCTAATACCCCTTCTTTGTTTTTGT
This region includes:
- a CDS encoding PIN domain-containing protein, whose product is MKFIDSNIIAYAFYENELQRQCQNAVREGGIINALVLAEAFNIIEYHSSRTYATQVIRSLLKSSLHIIPVDVNVIFETIKQAEKQKELRFIDLLHFTTALQYNCEAILSYDKDFDRKVIPREEPT
- a CDS encoding AbrB/MazE/SpoVT family DNA-binding domain-containing protein, which codes for MLATISKGQQITIPAIIRDAFDLHVGSKVEIEKVGNKIVITPAGEELERLFELAKKIKPKHKMSVEQMEELNERMFR
- a CDS encoding phosphodiester glycosidase family protein, which encodes MNRSTFLKTVGKATVVLGSVFYFPHLVVGSSNASHLEEYCFPISPHKSVAMRAVDTTPEKFVRDTPGVEAAINGLYYDSDNQSEGIAYLANNWHFATEKPAHTRGYFSVNREGNKIDVAESLEGGLTDYFLVLGTHPLLVTEGKVHAQSLEERYAGRTAYRSAIGTKTGKDICFAVSTDQIFIREWADRLKKAGYTGALNLDGGPLSQMAIRAKDGVVSVKGNGTENTKLVIFSYTR
- a CDS encoding peptide chain release factor aRF-1, whose amino-acid sequence is MTLSATDRFHIRKLVKELETYRGRHTELVTVYIPEGYDIIKIIQHLAQEQGTASNIKSTSTRKNVQDALERMVQHLKLFTQTPKNGLAAFSGNVAEREGQSDVRVWSFEPPEPLNVRIYRCDKQFILEPLMELCDIKEVYGLIVLDRRDANLALLRGKKITHLVKTHSEVPGKFKAGGQSAARFERNRELAVKDHFKKVADYAKEQFLPMHTNLKGIIVGGPGPTKYDFLNYDYLNNDLKKKILGIKDLSYTEEFGVQELVDKSQDLLAAEELADEKKVMGTFFELLNTKPGMVSYGEAEVTRVLKMGAVDTLLLSEALEDKQIEDFETEAEKLGTTVKIISTDTREGVQLRDMGKVAALLRYEA